From a region of the Proteiniborus sp. DW1 genome:
- a CDS encoding ECF transporter S component, which produces MNKRFTTRDLVVTGLLLALGLVTPMMFHFFGGTGPVFLPMHIPVLIGGFVLPPFLALLLGMVTPLVSSLLTGMPVIFPMGVIMFFELGIYGLVASLASRKLRLAPILSLIIAMIAGRVAAGIVVFVLSSGFGIQMNSIAFVKGAIVTGLPGIVIQMILIPSLVYAINKINKNAKVNA; this is translated from the coding sequence ATGAACAAAAGATTCACTACAAGGGATTTAGTCGTTACAGGATTGTTGTTGGCTTTAGGTTTAGTTACTCCTATGATGTTTCATTTTTTTGGAGGGACGGGACCAGTATTTTTACCTATGCATATTCCAGTTCTAATAGGAGGATTTGTACTTCCACCATTTTTAGCATTATTACTAGGTATGGTTACACCATTAGTTAGCAGCTTACTTACAGGAATGCCAGTTATATTTCCTATGGGAGTAATAATGTTTTTTGAGTTGGGTATTTATGGACTTGTAGCTTCTTTGGCTAGTAGAAAATTAAGACTTGCTCCTATCCTATCACTTATAATAGCCATGATAGCAGGTAGGGTAGCAGCAGGGATAGTAGTATTTGTATTGTCATCAGGATTTGGTATACAGATGAATTCCATTGCATTTGTTAAAGGGGCAATAGTTACAGGGCTTCCTGGAATAGTTATTCAAATGATACTTATTCCATCCTTAGTATATGCAATAAATAAAATTAATAAAAATGCTAAAGTAAATGCATAG